The proteins below come from a single Thermopolyspora flexuosa genomic window:
- a CDS encoding WGxxGxxG family protein, which translates to MRKAFTGLGLALFLTLVPAAAATADSVAAPVTHSQVAAPEPQQRDEGGGNAGLWGLLGLLGLAGLAGMRKTRERAREHIGDRGMH; encoded by the coding sequence ATGCGTAAGGCATTTACCGGATTGGGCTTGGCGCTTTTCCTGACATTGGTGCCGGCCGCCGCGGCGACCGCCGACTCGGTCGCGGCACCCGTGACGCACAGCCAGGTGGCGGCGCCGGAACCGCAGCAGCGGGACGAGGGCGGCGGCAACGCCGGCCTGTGGGGCCTGCTCGGTCTGCTGGGTCTTGCCGGCCTCGCCGGGATGCGCAAGACGCGGGAGCGCGCCCGGGAACACATAGGCGACCGCGGAATGCACTGA
- a CDS encoding SAM-dependent methyltransferase, with translation MREPADAAARAAELLGPLRAHLASAVPPGGRIVVRDLGCGTGSMGRWLAPRLPGPQHWILHDHDPGLLAHAVTALPAAAADGTPVTAAAAPGDLTRLDAAGLAGATLVTASALLDLLTAAEVEALADACAAAGLPALLTISVVGRVGLDPAEPFDAELAAAFNDHQRREHGGRRLLGPDAVPAARAAFERHGYVVRTAPSPWRLGPDERALVAEWLRGWVAAACEQRPELAAEGEAYLRRRLAECAAGRLRVVVGHDDLLALPPGGGGR, from the coding sequence CTGCGCGAGCCCGCCGACGCCGCGGCGCGCGCCGCCGAGCTGCTCGGCCCGCTGCGCGCCCACCTCGCCTCCGCCGTACCGCCCGGCGGCCGGATCGTCGTGCGCGACCTCGGCTGCGGCACCGGCTCGATGGGGCGCTGGCTCGCGCCGCGGCTGCCCGGGCCGCAGCACTGGATCCTCCACGACCACGATCCCGGGCTGCTCGCCCACGCGGTCACCGCGCTTCCCGCCGCCGCGGCGGACGGCACGCCGGTCACCGCCGCGGCCGCGCCCGGCGACCTCACCCGGCTCGACGCCGCCGGCCTCGCCGGGGCCACGCTGGTGACCGCGTCCGCGCTGCTCGACCTGCTCACCGCCGCCGAGGTCGAGGCGCTCGCGGACGCCTGCGCCGCGGCGGGCCTGCCCGCGCTGCTGACGATCTCCGTGGTGGGCCGGGTGGGGCTCGACCCGGCCGAGCCGTTCGACGCCGAGCTCGCCGCCGCGTTCAACGACCACCAGCGCCGCGAGCACGGCGGCCGCCGCCTGCTCGGCCCCGACGCGGTGCCCGCCGCCCGCGCCGCGTTCGAACGCCACGGCTACGTCGTGCGGACCGCGCCCAGCCCGTGGCGGCTCGGCCCGGACGAGCGCGCGCTCGTCGCCGAGTGGCTGCGCGGCTGGGTGGCGGCCGCCTGCGAGCAGCGGCCGGAGCTCGCCGCCGAGGGAGAGGCCTACCTGCGGCGGCGGCTGGCGGAGTGCGCGGCGGGGCGGCTGCGCGTGGTCGTGGGGCACGACGACCTGCTCGCGCTGCCGCCGGGCGGAGGTGGCCGATGA
- a CDS encoding creatininase family protein, with protein MTHPDSAPTAADGGTPGTAGLPGGAFPLPTATTEDERRRGATVALLPVGSFEQHGPYLPLATDTVVACTIAQAIAHAYPVLLLPPVTISCSHEHAAWPGTVSISAATLYAVVRDVAESLRRSGVDRLVLVNGHGGNYVLGNVVQEASAEGRRMALFPQAADWEAAFAAAGLETSAWDDMHAGELETSILLHAHPHLVRPGYETGDHLAGDRRHLLTLGMAAYTGSGVIGRPSRASARKGQDVIDHLVAAFAEVLAVLGR; from the coding sequence ATGACACACCCCGATTCGGCACCCACGGCCGCCGACGGCGGCACCCCCGGTACGGCGGGCCTCCCGGGCGGCGCGTTCCCCCTGCCGACCGCCACCACCGAGGACGAGCGGCGGCGCGGCGCCACGGTGGCCCTGCTCCCGGTCGGCAGCTTCGAGCAGCACGGGCCGTACCTGCCGCTCGCCACCGACACGGTCGTCGCCTGCACGATCGCCCAGGCGATCGCGCACGCGTACCCGGTGCTGCTGCTGCCGCCGGTCACCATCTCCTGCTCGCACGAGCACGCCGCCTGGCCGGGCACGGTGAGCATCTCTGCGGCCACCCTGTACGCGGTCGTCCGGGACGTGGCCGAGTCGCTGCGCCGCTCCGGTGTCGACCGGCTCGTCCTGGTCAACGGGCACGGCGGCAACTACGTGCTCGGCAACGTGGTGCAGGAGGCGTCCGCGGAGGGGCGGCGCATGGCGCTGTTCCCGCAGGCGGCGGACTGGGAGGCGGCGTTCGCCGCGGCGGGCCTGGAGACCTCGGCGTGGGACGACATGCACGCCGGAGAGCTCGAGACCTCGATCCTGCTGCACGCTCATCCACATCTGGTCCGCCCCGGATACGAAACCGGCGATCACCTCGCGGGCGACCGCCGGCATCTGCTTACCCTCGGTATGGCCGCCTACACCGGCTCCGGCGTCATCGGCCGCCCGTCACGCGCCTCGGCCCGCAAGGGGCAGGACGTGATCGACCACCTCGTCGCGGCGTTCGCCGAGGTCCTCGCGGTGCTCGGCCGCTGA
- a CDS encoding inositol monophosphatase family protein — protein sequence MTVPPTQPPSGVPAEPRPGAAVPAQSLPELLGIATEALGIARRIIRSRLPGAIRAKGDRDIVTDIDLAVEEAVREFLSRETPHIGFLGEEHGRIGPDGDAPWWTLDPVDGTSNLSRGIPLCGVSLALVSGGNAVLAAIDLPFLEVGYTAAAGQGAYLDGERIHVAETREPSDAVVSIGDFAVGPGAEHNNRVRLNLLAALGARVHRVRMLGSAAIDLAWVAQGKLDASIILSNLPWDTMAGVLLVREAGGAVLDRDGADHTVDSAVTVAVCPGLREHIMTTLADAYAKAQD from the coding sequence ATGACCGTCCCGCCGACACAGCCCCCCTCCGGCGTCCCCGCCGAGCCGCGGCCCGGTGCGGCGGTGCCCGCGCAGTCGCTGCCCGAGCTGCTCGGCATCGCCACCGAGGCGCTCGGCATCGCGCGCCGGATCATCCGCTCCCGGCTGCCCGGCGCGATCCGGGCGAAGGGCGACCGGGACATCGTCACCGACATCGACCTCGCCGTCGAGGAGGCGGTACGCGAGTTCCTGAGCCGGGAGACCCCGCACATCGGCTTTCTCGGCGAGGAGCACGGCCGCATCGGCCCGGACGGCGACGCCCCCTGGTGGACCCTCGACCCGGTCGACGGCACCTCGAACCTCTCCCGGGGCATCCCGCTGTGCGGCGTCTCGCTCGCGCTGGTGTCGGGCGGCAATGCCGTACTCGCCGCGATCGACCTGCCGTTCCTCGAGGTCGGCTACACCGCGGCGGCCGGGCAGGGCGCGTACCTCGACGGCGAGCGCATCCACGTCGCCGAGACGCGGGAGCCGTCCGACGCGGTCGTCTCCATCGGCGACTTCGCGGTCGGCCCCGGGGCCGAGCACAACAACCGGGTACGGCTCAACCTGCTGGCCGCGCTCGGCGCGCGGGTGCACCGGGTGCGCATGCTCGGCAGCGCTGCGATCGACCTCGCCTGGGTCGCCCAGGGCAAGCTCGACGCCTCGATCATCCTGTCCAACCTGCCGTGGGACACCATGGCGGGCGTGCTGCTGGTCCGCGAGGCCGGGGGCGCGGTGCTCGACCGCGACGGCGCCGACCACACGGTCGACTCCGCGGTCACCGTCGCCGTCTGCCCCGGGCTGCGCGAGCACATCATGACCACGCTCGCCGACGCCTACGCCAAGGCGCAGGACTGA
- a CDS encoding lysylphosphatidylglycerol synthase transmembrane domain-containing protein has protein sequence MSRSPWPWLRTLCAVAILAALLWRLGTDAFVSGVRRVTVPALLAALGIGLFTTVLSAWRWCLVANRIGLPLRLPGAIADYYRSLFLNATLPAGVLGDAHRAVAHGRSAGDVGRAVRAVVLERTAGQIVLFAAGAVVLAAAPVPALARGLLPGAGAAVAVLAGTAALAALAAVLVRRSRPGGRIARSLAATLAATLADLRAGLLARNTWPGVLGLSAAVLAGHVTLFLVAARTAGTHAPAGTLVPLALLALLVMGLPVNVGGFGPREAFTAVAFGAVGLGAGQGLATSVVYGVLAFAASLPGAAVLLLRRGTRPAAAGDPGSGRAVPAAAGSAAEHREDLGERRDEVVDHVLPLAGRGA, from the coding sequence ATGAGCCGGAGCCCGTGGCCGTGGCTGCGCACGCTGTGCGCGGTGGCGATCCTGGCCGCGCTGTTATGGCGGCTCGGCACCGACGCGTTCGTCTCCGGGGTGCGCCGGGTGACCGTCCCGGCGCTGCTCGCCGCGCTCGGCATCGGCCTGTTCACCACCGTGCTCAGCGCGTGGCGCTGGTGCCTGGTGGCGAACCGCATCGGCCTGCCGCTGCGGCTGCCGGGCGCGATCGCCGACTACTACCGCTCGCTCTTCCTCAACGCCACGCTCCCGGCCGGGGTGCTCGGCGACGCCCACCGCGCGGTGGCCCACGGGCGGAGCGCGGGCGACGTCGGCCGTGCCGTACGGGCGGTGGTGCTCGAGCGCACCGCCGGGCAGATCGTGCTGTTCGCCGCCGGGGCCGTGGTGCTCGCCGCCGCCCCGGTCCCGGCGCTCGCCCGCGGCCTGCTGCCCGGCGCGGGGGCGGCCGTCGCCGTGCTCGCCGGGACGGCCGCGCTCGCCGCGCTCGCCGCCGTGCTCGTGCGGCGGTCCCGGCCCGGCGGCAGGATCGCCCGGTCGCTCGCGGCCACGCTCGCGGCCACGCTCGCGGACCTGCGCGCCGGGCTGCTCGCCCGGAACACCTGGCCGGGCGTGCTCGGCCTGTCCGCCGCGGTGCTCGCCGGGCACGTGACGCTGTTCCTCGTGGCCGCGCGCACCGCGGGCACGCACGCCCCGGCGGGCACGCTCGTGCCGCTGGCGCTGCTCGCGCTGCTCGTGATGGGCCTGCCGGTGAACGTCGGCGGCTTCGGCCCGCGGGAGGCGTTCACCGCGGTGGCGTTCGGCGCCGTCGGGCTCGGCGCCGGACAGGGGCTCGCCACCTCGGTCGTGTACGGCGTGCTCGCCTTCGCGGCGAGCCTGCCCGGGGCGGCGGTGCTGCTGCTGCGCCGCGGCACCCGCCCCGCCGCGGCGGGCGATCCCGGTTCCGGCCGTGCCGTACCGGCGGCCGCGGGGTCAGCGGCCGAGCACCGCGAGGACCTCGGCGAACGCCGCGACGAGGTGGTCGATCACGTCCTGCCCCTTGCGGGCCGAGGCGCGTGA
- the ribA gene encoding GTP cyclohydrolase II produces the protein MREHGIAAEHIAEADLVTRRGTFRTVAFRDPLDGNEHIALVHGDPHGKENVLVRVHSECVTGDIFGAMRCECGDQLAAALDAIVAEPAGVLVYLRGHEGRGIGLVAKVRTHVLQDEQGLDTVDSATALGYPVDRRDFGPAARVLKYLGVRSVRLMSNNADKIKALESHGIVVAARVPLLIEANAHNIRYLTAKRDRLGHDLPHLDGYDAYSRLGTAGC, from the coding sequence ATGCGCGAGCACGGCATCGCGGCCGAGCACATCGCCGAGGCGGATCTGGTGACCCGGCGAGGCACGTTCCGCACCGTCGCCTTTCGCGACCCGCTGGACGGGAACGAGCACATCGCGCTCGTCCACGGCGATCCGCACGGTAAGGAGAACGTGCTCGTCAGGGTGCACTCCGAGTGCGTGACCGGCGACATCTTCGGCGCGATGCGGTGCGAGTGCGGTGACCAGCTCGCCGCCGCGCTCGACGCGATCGTCGCGGAGCCGGCCGGCGTGCTCGTCTACCTGCGCGGCCACGAGGGGCGGGGGATCGGGCTCGTCGCCAAGGTGCGCACCCACGTGCTCCAGGACGAGCAGGGCCTCGACACCGTCGACTCGGCGACCGCGCTCGGCTACCCGGTGGACCGGCGCGACTTCGGCCCCGCGGCCCGGGTGCTGAAGTACCTCGGCGTGCGCTCGGTGCGGCTCATGTCGAACAACGCCGACAAGATCAAGGCGCTGGAGTCGCACGGCATCGTCGTCGCCGCCCGGGTGCCGCTGCTGATCGAGGCCAACGCGCACAACATCCGCTACCTCACCGCGAAACGCGACCGGCTCGGCCACGACCTGCCGCACCTCGACGGGTACGACGCCTACAGCCGCCTGGGCACCGCGGGGTGCTGA
- a CDS encoding NUDIX hydrolase family protein — MTETASAWLSQEELESIRGRMPILYVNAVPVRVDESGVVTRVGLLLRIGADGTVSRALVSGRVLYHERVRDALLRHLEKDLGPVALPQVPPSPQPFTIAEYFPTPGITPYHDPRQHAVSLAYIVPVAGDCRPRQDALDLVWFTPEEAASPSVQQEMTGGQGVLLRQALAHVGRLP, encoded by the coding sequence ATGACCGAAACCGCGTCCGCCTGGCTCAGCCAGGAAGAGCTGGAGAGCATTCGCGGGCGGATGCCGATCCTCTATGTGAACGCGGTACCGGTGCGCGTCGACGAGTCCGGGGTGGTGACCCGGGTGGGCCTGCTGCTGCGCATCGGGGCCGACGGAACGGTGAGTCGCGCGCTCGTCTCCGGCCGGGTGCTCTACCACGAACGGGTCCGCGACGCGTTGCTGCGGCACCTGGAGAAGGATCTCGGTCCGGTCGCCCTGCCCCAGGTCCCGCCCTCGCCCCAGCCGTTCACGATCGCCGAGTACTTCCCGACGCCGGGGATCACGCCGTACCACGACCCGCGCCAGCACGCGGTGTCCCTCGCCTACATCGTCCCGGTCGCCGGGGACTGCCGCCCGCGCCAGGACGCGCTCGACCTGGTCTGGTTCACCCCGGAGGAGGCCGCCTCGCCCTCGGTCCAGCAGGAGATGACCGGCGGCCAGGGCGTCCTGCTCCGGCAGGCCCTCGCCCACGTCGGCCGCCTGCCCTGA
- a CDS encoding TetR/AcrR family transcriptional regulator, with translation MSGNVPPVEGGPAGPAEPGAHARRRRLRSDARRNIDALLEAAKEVFATTGVDAPAKRICDLAGVGVGTLYRHFPQRADLVMAVFRREVEACAASAAELAAAYGPGAALERWLHRYTEFLATKRGLAAALHRIDPEGTALSAYFRERFEPVLGSLLEGAAAAGEIGGDVTARELLHAVANLCVPPPDESVGYSRRMVTLLVDGLRYRAAGDRERS, from the coding sequence GTGTCAGGGAACGTGCCCCCGGTCGAGGGCGGGCCGGCCGGGCCGGCGGAGCCCGGCGCCCACGCGCGCCGCCGGCGGCTCCGCTCCGATGCCCGGCGCAACATCGACGCGCTGCTCGAGGCGGCGAAGGAGGTGTTCGCCACCACGGGTGTGGACGCCCCCGCCAAGCGGATCTGCGACCTGGCGGGCGTCGGGGTTGGAACGCTCTACCGGCACTTCCCGCAGCGCGCGGATCTGGTCATGGCCGTGTTCCGGCGCGAGGTGGAGGCCTGCGCCGCGAGCGCCGCCGAGCTGGCCGCGGCGTACGGGCCCGGGGCGGCGCTGGAGAGGTGGCTGCACCGGTACACCGAGTTCCTCGCGACCAAGCGCGGGCTCGCCGCCGCGCTGCACCGGATCGATCCGGAGGGCACGGCCCTGTCGGCCTACTTCCGGGAGCGGTTCGAGCCCGTGCTCGGCTCCCTGCTCGAGGGCGCGGCCGCCGCCGGGGAGATCGGCGGCGACGTCACCGCGCGGGAGCTGCTGCACGCGGTCGCGAACCTGTGCGTGCCGCCGCCGGACGAGAGCGTCGGCTACAGCAGGCGCATGGTCACGCTGCTCGTCGACGGCCTGCGGTACCGCGCCGCCGGAGACCGGGAGCGCTCCTGA
- a CDS encoding 2Fe-2S iron-sulfur cluster-binding protein produces the protein MRVNGAEVRVAVDPRTSLLDLLRETLHLTGTKKGCDQGACGACTVLADGERILSCLALAVQYAGREITTVEGLAGPDGPHPLQRAFIEHDGFQCGYCTPGHLCSAVAMAAEAARGVPSYVTTDLTADRIVLDRDEIRERMSGNLCRCGAHNGIVAAIAETYAAAQGEGA, from the coding sequence ATGCGGGTCAACGGCGCCGAGGTTCGGGTGGCCGTCGACCCCCGCACATCCCTGCTGGACCTGCTGCGCGAGACCCTCCACCTGACCGGCACCAAGAAGGGCTGCGACCAGGGCGCCTGCGGGGCGTGCACCGTCCTTGCGGACGGCGAGCGCATCCTGTCCTGCCTGGCGCTCGCCGTGCAGTACGCGGGCCGCGAGATCACCACCGTGGAAGGGCTGGCCGGCCCGGACGGCCCGCACCCGCTGCAGCGGGCGTTCATCGAGCACGACGGCTTCCAGTGCGGCTACTGCACCCCCGGCCACCTCTGCTCCGCGGTCGCCATGGCCGCCGAGGCCGCGCGCGGCGTGCCCAGCTACGTCACCACGGACCTCACCGCGGACCGCATCGTCCTCGACCGCGACGAGATCCGCGAGCGGATGAGCGGCAACCTGTGCCGGTGCGGCGCGCACAACGGCATCGTCGCCGCGATCGCCGAGACCTACGCCGCCGCACAGGGGGAGGGCGCGTGA
- a CDS encoding FAD binding domain-containing protein, translated as MNPFTYARACDPADAVRLGAAPRAAYLGGGTNLVDLMRRNVAAPATLVDVTGLPAAIEERPDGGLLIGAAARNTAVAEHRAVRERYPLLARAILAGGSAQIRNMATVAGNILQRTRCPYFYDVAGSRCNRREPGQGCDAIDGHNRDHAILGASPACVATHPSDMCVALAAADAVVHLRGGRGTRTLPLTELHRLPGDHPEIETELEHGELITAVELPPLPPGAASGYRKVRDRASYAFALVSVAAVLRVERGVITAVRLALGGVAPKPWRARTAEQALLGAPADPGTFRAAARAELAAAVPLRHNAFKIELAERTITAVLADLAGEAR; from the coding sequence GTGAACCCCTTCACCTACGCGCGGGCCTGCGACCCGGCCGACGCCGTACGGCTCGGCGCGGCCCCGCGCGCGGCGTACCTCGGCGGCGGCACCAACCTGGTCGACCTGATGCGCCGCAACGTCGCCGCCCCGGCCACGCTGGTCGACGTCACCGGCCTGCCGGCGGCGATCGAGGAGCGGCCGGACGGCGGCCTGCTGATCGGTGCCGCGGCCCGCAACACCGCGGTGGCCGAGCACCGCGCCGTCCGCGAACGCTACCCGCTGCTGGCCCGGGCGATCCTCGCCGGGGGATCGGCGCAGATCCGGAACATGGCCACGGTCGCGGGCAACATCCTGCAGCGCACCCGGTGCCCGTACTTCTACGACGTCGCCGGCTCCCGCTGCAACAGGCGCGAGCCCGGCCAGGGCTGCGACGCGATCGACGGCCACAACCGCGACCACGCCATCCTCGGCGCCTCGCCCGCCTGCGTCGCCACCCACCCCTCGGACATGTGCGTCGCGCTCGCCGCCGCCGACGCGGTCGTGCACCTGCGCGGCGGCCGCGGCACCCGCACCCTGCCGCTCACCGAGCTGCACCGGCTGCCCGGCGACCACCCCGAGATCGAGACCGAGCTCGAGCACGGCGAGCTGATCACCGCGGTCGAGCTGCCGCCGCTGCCGCCCGGTGCCGCCTCCGGCTACCGCAAGGTGCGCGACCGCGCGAGCTACGCCTTCGCCCTCGTCTCGGTGGCCGCGGTGCTCCGCGTGGAGCGAGGGGTGATCACCGCGGTACGGCTCGCGCTCGGCGGCGTCGCGCCCAAACCCTGGCGCGCCCGCACCGCCGAGCAGGCCCTGCTCGGCGCGCCAGCCGACCCGGGCACGTTCCGCGCCGCGGCCCGCGCCGAGCTCGCCGCCGCCGTACCGCTGCGGCACAACGCCTTCAAGATCGAACTGGCCGAGCGCACGATCACCGCCGTACTCGCCGACCTCGCAGGGGAGGCCCGATGA